Proteins co-encoded in one Flavobacterium sp. M31R6 genomic window:
- a CDS encoding DUF6624 domain-containing protein, translated as MRKSILQFSLLFIVQMAICQSNPKEYNSLIKKADSCYNAKTYIIARDYFTEAFKIDHTNKSHLYNGACAAALANDTDKAFEWLNLSVDNGYANITHLKIDSDLTTLHTKKQWEKLIIKLEKKIEIIEVNYDKPLQKELLSIYEEDQGMRMKFMSVYDKPTPDRKKIDSIGKIMNSKDSLNLIKVTKILDTKGWVGKDVVGETANKTLFLVIQHGDLQTQQKYLPMMREAVNKGSANGASLALLEDRVALRQGKKQIYGSQIGRDNETKLYYVSCLEDPDNVDERRAKVGLQPLADYVSEWQIKWDVEQYKKDLPLLEIKEKIKN; from the coding sequence ATGAGAAAAAGCATCCTGCAATTTAGCCTATTATTTATTGTTCAAATGGCAATATGTCAATCTAATCCAAAAGAATATAACTCATTAATTAAAAAAGCAGACTCCTGTTACAATGCAAAAACATATATAATCGCAAGAGATTATTTCACAGAAGCATTTAAAATAGACCATACAAATAAGAGTCATTTATACAATGGTGCTTGTGCAGCGGCTTTAGCAAATGACACTGACAAAGCATTCGAGTGGCTAAACTTGTCAGTAGATAACGGATATGCAAATATAACCCATTTGAAAATAGATAGCGATTTGACTACTTTACACACTAAGAAGCAATGGGAAAAGTTAATTATAAAACTCGAGAAAAAAATTGAAATCATTGAAGTTAATTACGACAAGCCGCTACAAAAAGAGTTACTTTCTATTTATGAGGAAGATCAGGGAATGAGAATGAAATTTATGTCAGTTTACGACAAACCCACTCCCGATAGAAAAAAAATAGACAGTATCGGAAAAATAATGAATTCTAAAGACAGTTTAAATTTAATTAAAGTCACTAAAATTTTAGATACCAAAGGCTGGGTAGGTAAAGATGTAGTAGGTGAAACGGCAAACAAAACACTCTTTCTTGTGATTCAACATGGCGATTTACAAACACAGCAAAAATATCTCCCTATGATGCGAGAAGCAGTAAACAAAGGTAGTGCAAATGGTGCTAGTTTAGCATTATTGGAAGACAGAGTTGCCTTGAGACAAGGTAAAAAACAAATCTACGGAAGCCAAATTGGGAGAGACAATGAAACGAAATTGTATTACGTATCCTGCCTTGAAGATCCAGACAATGTTGATGAACGAAGAGCCAAAGTTGGACTGCAGCCATTAGCCGATTATGTAAGTGAATGGCAAATAAAATGGGATGTAGAGCAATATAAAAAAGATCTGCCATTGCTTGAAATTAAAGAAAAAATTAAAAATTAA
- a CDS encoding BlaI/MecI/CopY family transcriptional regulator, whose amino-acid sequence MQLSNSEEQLMEHLWKLEKAFMKDLLEAYPKPKPATTTVATLLKRMIDKKFVAYNEFGNSRQYYPLVKKTDYFSKHVNGLISNFFNNSASQFASFFTTETNLSASELEELKKIIESEIQKKKK is encoded by the coding sequence ATGCAACTATCCAACTCCGAAGAACAATTAATGGAACACCTCTGGAAGCTTGAAAAAGCCTTTATGAAAGACTTACTCGAAGCATATCCAAAGCCAAAACCAGCCACAACAACAGTTGCCACTTTGCTAAAGAGAATGATTGATAAAAAATTCGTTGCTTACAACGAATTTGGAAACTCACGCCAATATTATCCATTGGTAAAAAAAACGGATTATTTCTCGAAACACGTAAACGGTTTGATTAGCAATTTCTTCAACAATTCAGCTTCGCAATTTGCTTCTTTCTTTACTACCGAAACCAATTTATCCGCATCAGAACTGGAAGAACTCAAAAAAATAATAGAAAGTGAAATCCAAAAAAAGAAAAAATGA
- a CDS encoding M56 family metallopeptidase, protein MIDFLFKSSISLLALLIFYHLVLEKEKMNQFNRFYLLFSLIFSFAIPFITIEIATEIIKAVENPTIILFSQGSSQIIKETNHSAHLFWIIYGIIAAFWCIRFIRNLLKITSKIKANTKLDYHNAKLVLIPEKTLPYTFLNYIFINETDYYNRNIEAELYAHELTHVRQIHTLDILLIEFLKTIFWFNPIFIFYKKAIQLNHEFLADEFVIRSYENIPFYQSLLISKANVSLPLYLVSNLNFLVTKKRLLMMTKNTTQTKAILKQITLIPVFVVLFYCISIKTVAMEESSSHLIQKKSSLSKNQIKKETLPNKKESLQKVNTSNTSIVANNIVSKKPTTDSITSEEHPITEITQPEFPGGILAFYKFIGNNFKVPSELKGSGKVVLTFMVEKDGGLSEFVILKDLGFGTADEVIRVLKLSPKWIPGKEKNEAVRVKYSLPVQIEPSK, encoded by the coding sequence ATGATTGACTTTTTATTCAAATCTTCCATCAGCCTATTGGCTCTTTTAATCTTTTACCATTTGGTATTAGAAAAAGAAAAAATGAACCAATTCAATAGGTTTTACTTGTTGTTCAGTCTTATTTTTTCATTTGCAATTCCATTCATTACAATTGAAATAGCAACTGAAATAATAAAGGCTGTGGAAAATCCAACAATCATTTTGTTTTCACAAGGAAGCTCTCAAATAATAAAAGAAACAAATCATTCCGCTCATTTGTTTTGGATAATTTACGGAATAATTGCAGCGTTTTGGTGTATTCGATTCATTAGAAATCTTCTAAAAATCACTTCCAAAATAAAAGCGAATACAAAGCTAGATTATCATAATGCCAAACTCGTTTTAATACCAGAAAAAACACTTCCATATACTTTTCTTAATTATATTTTCATCAATGAAACTGATTATTATAACAGAAACATCGAAGCCGAATTATATGCCCATGAACTTACACATGTAAGACAAATTCACACTTTGGATATTCTATTGATCGAATTTTTGAAAACAATATTTTGGTTTAACCCGATTTTCATTTTTTATAAAAAAGCCATTCAACTCAACCATGAATTCCTAGCTGATGAATTCGTAATACGTTCTTATGAAAACATTCCGTTCTATCAATCTTTACTTATATCCAAAGCAAATGTAAGCCTGCCTCTGTATTTAGTAAGCAACTTGAACTTTTTAGTGACCAAAAAAAGACTTCTTATGATGACAAAAAACACAACACAAACCAAAGCTATTCTAAAACAAATCACTTTAATTCCAGTTTTTGTTGTTCTTTTTTATTGCATCTCAATTAAAACTGTGGCTATGGAAGAATCATCATCACATTTAATTCAAAAGAAAAGTAGTCTTTCTAAAAATCAAATTAAAAAAGAGACCCTTCCAAATAAAAAAGAATCTCTTCAAAAAGTAAATACGTCAAACACTTCTATTGTAGCAAATAATATTGTATCGAAAAAGCCAACTACAGATTCCATTACTTCTGAAGAACATCCCATAACAGAGATAACTCAGCCAGAATTTCCAGGAGGTATTCTTGCATTTTACAAATTTATCGGAAACAATTTTAAAGTTCCCAGCGAATTAAAAGGCAGCGGAAAAGTCGTTTTAACTTTCATGGTCGAAAAAGATGGTGGTCTCTCTGAATTTGTAATCCTAAAAGATCTTGGTTTTGGAACTGCCGATGAAGTCATTCGGGTATTAAAACTATCCCCAAAATGGATTCCCGGAAAAGAAAAGAACGAAGCCGTAAGAGTAAAATATAGCTTACCTGTCCAAATAGAACCTTCAAAATAG
- a CDS encoding saccharopine dehydrogenase family protein → MRTILIIGAGRSASSLIQYLLNKSVSEELHLIIGDLSLDLAKKKTNNHPNATPIALDIFDENQRKNAIQKADIVISMLPAHLHIEVARDCVVYKKHLVTASYISDAMQELDEAAKASNLIFMNEIGLDPGIDHMSAMKVIDEIREQGGKMLLFESFCGGLVAPESDNNLWNYKFTWAPRNVVLAGQGGAAKFIQEGAYKYIPYVNLFRRTEFLEVEGYGKFEAYSNRDSLKYRSVYGLDDVLTLYRGTIRRVGFSKAWNMFVQLGMTDDSYIMENSENMSYRQFVNSFLPYHPTDSVEIKMRLILKIDQDDIMWDKLLELDLFNRNKKVGLKNATPAQILEKILTDSWTLEPHDKDMIVMYHKFGYVLNGEEKQIDSKMVCIGEDQTYTAMAKTVGLPVAMATLLILNGKITTPGVQLPIRKEVYLPILKELEEYGVVFNEQEMPYIGYNPDKVFS, encoded by the coding sequence ATGAGAACAATTCTTATTATTGGGGCAGGAAGATCTGCTTCTTCGTTGATACAATACCTTTTGAATAAATCGGTATCCGAAGAATTGCATCTTATTATAGGTGATTTGTCTTTGGATTTAGCTAAGAAAAAGACAAATAATCATCCGAATGCGACTCCTATTGCTTTAGATATATTTGATGAAAATCAAAGAAAAAATGCAATTCAGAAAGCAGACATTGTAATATCTATGTTGCCGGCTCACCTTCATATAGAAGTGGCAAGGGATTGTGTCGTTTATAAAAAACATCTTGTGACGGCTTCCTATATAAGCGATGCGATGCAAGAATTGGATGAGGCTGCCAAAGCAAGCAATCTAATTTTCATGAATGAAATTGGACTTGATCCCGGAATAGACCACATGAGTGCCATGAAAGTGATTGATGAGATTAGGGAACAAGGAGGGAAAATGCTTTTGTTTGAATCCTTTTGTGGAGGTCTTGTAGCTCCAGAATCAGACAATAATTTATGGAATTATAAATTTACTTGGGCACCAAGGAATGTTGTTCTTGCTGGACAAGGAGGAGCTGCCAAGTTTATTCAGGAAGGTGCTTATAAATATATCCCTTATGTAAATTTGTTTCGCAGAACCGAATTTTTAGAAGTAGAGGGTTACGGTAAATTTGAAGCCTATTCGAACAGGGACTCCTTAAAATACAGAAGTGTTTATGGTCTTGATGATGTGCTTACCTTATATAGAGGTACGATTCGAAGAGTAGGTTTTTCTAAAGCTTGGAATATGTTTGTGCAATTGGGTATGACGGACGACAGTTATATTATGGAAAATTCTGAGAACATGAGTTATCGTCAATTTGTGAATTCGTTTCTTCCTTATCACCCAACCGATTCAGTAGAAATTAAAATGCGTTTGATTCTAAAAATTGACCAAGATGATATCATGTGGGATAAATTGTTGGAATTGGATTTGTTCAATCGCAATAAAAAAGTAGGTTTAAAAAATGCTACACCAGCACAAATTCTTGAAAAAATACTAACTGATAGTTGGACTTTAGAGCCCCATGATAAAGATATGATTGTGATGTATCACAAATTTGGATATGTCCTCAATGGTGAAGAAAAACAAATAGACTCCAAAATGGTTTGTATTGGTGAAGATCAAACCTATACCGCAATGGCCAAAACAGTTGGATTACCAGTTGCAATGGCGACTTTGTTAATCTTGAATGGTAAAATTACAACTCCAGGAGTACAGCTTCCAATCCGTAAAGAAGTGTATTTGCCTATTTTGAAAGAGCTGGAAGAATACGGAGTTGTTTTTAATGAACAGGAGATGCCTTATATAGGTTACAATCCGGATAAAGTTTTTAGTTAA
- a CDS encoding DUF423 domain-containing protein: MDKKIITTSAIFGMIAIILGAFGAHALKKVLTIEQLTTFETGVRYQMYHALFLLFIGTTTIIRQKSKKTIYNLTVFGVVLFSGSIYLLATNSLMPIDFKIFGFVTPIGGIFLISAWFLLFFDLIKPIKKEK; the protein is encoded by the coding sequence ATGGATAAAAAAATAATTACAACTTCAGCCATTTTTGGAATGATTGCCATAATTTTAGGTGCTTTTGGTGCACATGCCCTAAAAAAAGTACTCACTATTGAACAACTTACTACTTTTGAAACGGGTGTACGGTATCAAATGTACCATGCTTTGTTTTTATTGTTTATTGGAACAACAACAATAATTCGTCAAAAATCAAAAAAAACAATCTATAATTTGACCGTTTTTGGAGTTGTACTTTTTTCTGGCTCCATTTACCTTTTGGCTACCAATTCTTTGATGCCTATTGATTTCAAAATATTTGGCTTCGTTACTCCAATTGGGGGGATATTTCTTATTTCTGCATGGTTCCTTCTGTTTTTTGACTTAATAAAACCAATAAAAAAAGAAAAATAA
- the pckA gene encoding phosphoenolpyruvate carboxykinase (ATP), producing the protein MDNYALFTKSISLKELGIENAKIQYQLTPNELHDITIQSGQGVENSTGALAINTGEFTGRSPQDRFIVKDSITEDKVWWGKVNIPFEPIAFDALYKKVTAYLSNKEIFVRDSYVCADTNYRLNVRVVTETAWSNLFCHNMFLRLTNQELENFTPEWTVICAPGFIADPAIDGTRQGNFAILDFTKKIALIGGTGYTGEMKKGIFSALNFILPVFKNTLPMHCSANVGEDGDTAIFFGLSGTGKTTLSADPDRKLIGDDEHGWTNENTVFNFEGGCYAKVINLTEENEPDIFRAIKKGAILENVVFKSGTNEVDFEDVSITQNTRVSYPIDHIDNIQPGSIGKNPKNIFFLTADAYGILPPISKLTAGQAAYHFISGYTAKVAGTEAGVTEPQPNFSACFGAPFMPLHPTKYAEMLSKKMKDANVKVWLINTGWTGGPYGTGSRMKLKYTRAMITAALKGQLDTVEFINHDVFGIAIPQSCPDVPNEILNPRNTWEDKQLYDTKASELAHKFEENFAKFKEFANAEILAGAPIA; encoded by the coding sequence ATGGACAACTACGCTTTGTTTACGAAATCGATTTCGTTAAAAGAACTGGGAATTGAAAATGCCAAAATTCAGTATCAACTAACCCCTAACGAGTTACACGATATTACCATACAATCTGGACAGGGAGTTGAAAATTCTACTGGAGCATTAGCAATAAATACCGGAGAGTTTACAGGACGTTCTCCACAGGATCGTTTCATTGTAAAAGATAGTATTACTGAGGACAAAGTATGGTGGGGAAAAGTAAACATCCCATTTGAACCAATTGCTTTTGATGCTCTGTACAAAAAAGTAACAGCTTATTTATCGAACAAAGAAATTTTTGTTAGGGACTCTTACGTTTGTGCCGATACCAATTATAGATTAAATGTTCGTGTTGTAACCGAAACCGCTTGGTCCAATTTATTTTGCCACAACATGTTTCTAAGACTTACTAATCAAGAACTAGAAAATTTCACTCCGGAATGGACAGTTATTTGCGCTCCTGGATTCATCGCAGATCCAGCCATCGATGGAACACGCCAAGGGAATTTTGCAATCTTAGATTTTACAAAAAAGATTGCGTTGATTGGTGGTACTGGATATACCGGAGAGATGAAAAAAGGAATATTCTCTGCATTGAACTTTATTCTACCTGTTTTCAAAAACACATTGCCTATGCACTGTAGCGCTAATGTTGGAGAAGACGGAGACACGGCCATATTCTTTGGTTTGTCTGGAACAGGAAAAACAACTTTATCTGCAGATCCTGACAGAAAACTAATCGGTGATGATGAACACGGATGGACAAACGAAAATACCGTTTTCAATTTTGAGGGTGGATGTTATGCCAAAGTAATCAATCTTACTGAGGAGAATGAACCAGACATCTTTAGAGCAATAAAAAAAGGAGCTATTCTTGAAAATGTGGTTTTCAAATCAGGAACTAATGAAGTTGATTTTGAAGATGTTTCTATCACTCAAAATACAAGAGTAAGCTACCCAATTGACCATATCGATAACATTCAACCTGGTTCTATTGGTAAAAACCCAAAAAACATATTTTTCTTAACTGCCGATGCTTATGGGATTTTGCCTCCTATATCCAAACTAACGGCTGGGCAGGCCGCATATCACTTTATTTCTGGCTATACTGCAAAAGTGGCCGGGACAGAAGCAGGTGTTACAGAACCACAACCTAACTTTTCAGCTTGTTTTGGAGCGCCTTTCATGCCATTGCACCCAACAAAATACGCAGAAATGTTGAGCAAAAAAATGAAAGATGCCAATGTAAAAGTTTGGCTAATCAACACCGGATGGACAGGAGGGCCTTATGGAACTGGAAGCCGAATGAAATTAAAATACACTCGTGCCATGATTACGGCCGCCTTAAAAGGACAATTAGATACTGTTGAGTTTATCAATCATGATGTATTTGGAATTGCAATACCACAATCTTGTCCAGATGTTCCTAACGAAATTCTAAACCCAAGAAACACTTGGGAAGACAAACAATTATACGATACAAAAGCCTCTGAATTGGCTCATAAATTTGAAGAAAATTTTGCTAAATTCAAAGAATTCGCTAATGCCGAAATTTTGGCAGGAGCACCAATTGCATAA
- a CDS encoding DUF4407 domain-containing protein, with protein MLKQFFILCSGADKKLLDGCSDGEQTKFVGIGATVFFTAVMAFIASAYALFTVFDNVIPALLFGFVWSLLIFNLDRFIVSTIRKRDSFANEFLQATPRIILAFIIAIVISKPLEIKIFEKEINTVLLKEKNAMALNNKKEVANYFKSDLDKNKNDIKNLKAEITNKEKEVNTLYDTYIKEAEGTAGTKRIGKGPVFKEKIAKHDLSKKELDTIRKNNLAKIAVLEKGTKTLQTDLDKKVTETQPIIDGFDGLMARINALNKLPWIPSFFIMLLFLAIETSPIIAKLLSPRGEYDFKLEDLETALKATIEQDKYQRELLIKTSASMHDKVYADIAEDKKLYDLQRKNATELLEQQSNNFLEKQMKTL; from the coding sequence ATGTTAAAACAATTCTTTATCCTTTGCTCAGGAGCTGACAAAAAGCTGCTTGATGGCTGCTCTGACGGCGAACAAACCAAATTTGTCGGTATTGGCGCCACCGTTTTTTTTACGGCTGTTATGGCTTTCATCGCCAGTGCTTATGCTCTTTTTACGGTTTTTGACAATGTCATTCCCGCTTTACTTTTTGGCTTCGTATGGAGTTTACTTATTTTTAATCTGGACCGTTTTATTGTTTCCACTATTCGAAAAAGAGATAGCTTTGCCAATGAATTTCTACAGGCCACACCCAGAATTATTTTGGCTTTCATCATTGCAATTGTGATTTCAAAACCATTGGAAATTAAAATTTTCGAAAAAGAAATTAATACCGTTTTATTGAAAGAAAAAAATGCAATGGCTTTGAATAATAAAAAGGAAGTCGCCAACTATTTCAAATCGGATTTGGACAAAAACAAAAACGATATCAAGAATCTTAAAGCTGAAATCACCAATAAAGAAAAAGAGGTAAACACGCTTTATGACACCTATATCAAAGAGGCCGAAGGAACGGCTGGAACAAAAAGAATAGGCAAAGGTCCCGTTTTTAAAGAAAAAATCGCCAAGCACGATTTGTCCAAAAAAGAATTGGACACCATTCGTAAAAATAATTTAGCCAAAATTGCTGTTTTGGAAAAAGGAACCAAAACATTACAAACCGATTTGGACAAGAAAGTGACCGAAACTCAACCCATCATTGATGGATTTGATGGTTTGATGGCGCGAATCAATGCTTTGAATAAATTGCCTTGGATTCCCTCCTTTTTCATAATGCTATTATTTTTAGCGATTGAAACTTCTCCTATTATAGCAAAATTATTGTCGCCTAGAGGAGAATATGATTTCAAATTGGAAGACTTGGAAACAGCACTCAAAGCCACTATCGAGCAAGACAAATACCAACGCGAATTATTGATAAAAACCAGCGCATCAATGCACGACAAGGTTTATGCCGATATTGCCGAGGACAAAAAGTTATATGATTTGCAAAGAAAAAACGCAACCGAGTTACTGGAACAGCAATCCAATAATTTTTTAGAAAAGCAAATGAAAACTTTATAA
- a CDS encoding PH domain-containing protein — MKEQIKKFLNEEQDPKAIEKVTSKLQDILMKNEEVGYIAVQKKPALTVLPDSIVMTNKRIIICQPKNLGLSMNFIDYTWDDIEGTFVKENILGSEFSFSTKTDMQVSIDYIPKIQARKIFTYAKEQLDILKNGGAQSVITEDVAPTLIQESELIEEMETEEVTDFAEIMPVVSNYAEPVVDNTSASTEKKTSELTQDELFAKLQNYKKLLDNGLILQGEYDAFKKEILSYM; from the coding sequence ATGAAAGAACAAATTAAAAAGTTTTTAAACGAAGAACAAGATCCTAAAGCGATTGAGAAAGTCACTTCAAAATTGCAGGATATTTTAATGAAAAATGAGGAGGTAGGATATATTGCTGTGCAAAAAAAACCAGCATTGACAGTTCTTCCGGACAGTATTGTTATGACCAATAAAAGAATCATCATTTGCCAGCCTAAAAATTTAGGTTTGTCTATGAATTTTATTGATTACACTTGGGATGATATTGAGGGAACTTTTGTAAAAGAGAACATTCTAGGGTCTGAATTTTCTTTTTCTACCAAAACAGATATGCAGGTTTCGATTGATTATATCCCGAAGATTCAAGCACGTAAAATATTTACATATGCCAAAGAACAATTGGATATCTTAAAAAATGGTGGGGCACAATCAGTAATAACTGAAGACGTCGCTCCAACATTAATTCAAGAATCAGAATTAATTGAGGAAATGGAAACTGAAGAAGTGACTGATTTTGCTGAAATAATGCCTGTAGTTTCTAATTATGCAGAACCTGTTGTAGATAATACAAGTGCTTCAACTGAGAAAAAGACAAGCGAATTGACACAAGACGAGCTTTTTGCAAAGCTTCAAAATTATAAAAAGCTTCTTGATAATGGTTTGATTTTACAAGGTGAATATGACGCTTTCAAAAAAGAGATTTTGAGTTATATGTAG
- a CDS encoding MmcQ/YjbR family DNA-binding protein codes for MNLETYYEYCLSKKGVTEHFPFDEDTLVFKVGGKMFALSSLLQWEKAAPSVNLKCDPERAQELRAEYDAIQPGFHMSKIHWNTIAVNQDVPDALLKELIDHSYDLVFKSLAKKIQTEIIDPR; via the coding sequence ATGAATCTAGAAACTTATTACGAATATTGCCTTTCCAAAAAAGGAGTAACCGAACATTTTCCATTCGACGAAGATACTTTGGTTTTTAAAGTCGGAGGAAAAATGTTTGCTTTGTCTTCTTTATTGCAATGGGAAAAAGCCGCTCCCTCAGTGAATCTAAAGTGTGATCCAGAACGTGCACAGGAGTTAAGAGCCGAATACGATGCGATTCAGCCTGGATTTCACATGAGCAAAATACATTGGAATACTATTGCCGTAAATCAAGATGTTCCCGATGCTTTGCTGAAAGAATTGATAGATCATTCGTATGACTTGGTTTTTAAAAGTTTAGCCAAGAAAATTCAAACGGAAATTATCGACCCGAGGTAA
- a CDS encoding DUF4260 domain-containing protein encodes MKTVIKLEELGLFILGIYFFNQLEYAWWLFLVLILVPDFSMIGYVFGDKIGAFCYNLIHHRGIAIAVYLVGIYCSNEIVQLSGVILFTHSSMDRMFGYGLKYETGFKFTHLGEIGK; translated from the coding sequence ATGAAAACAGTTATTAAACTCGAAGAATTAGGCTTGTTTATTCTCGGTATTTATTTTTTTAATCAATTGGAATATGCTTGGTGGTTGTTTTTGGTTCTAATTTTAGTGCCCGATTTCTCTATGATTGGCTATGTATTTGGAGATAAAATAGGTGCTTTTTGTTATAATTTAATACATCACAGAGGTATAGCTATTGCTGTTTATTTAGTTGGAATTTATTGTTCGAACGAAATAGTTCAACTTTCGGGAGTTATTTTATTTACCCATTCGTCTATGGACAGAATGTTTGGGTATGGGCTAAAATATGAAACAGGATTTAAATTTACCCATTTGGGCGAAATCGGAAAATAA
- a CDS encoding GNAT family N-acetyltransferase produces MISVSTDKQKLNIPFIQNFLKDIYWAAGRTIDEVQKTIDSSVCFGIYLDDAQVGFGRVITDYVVFAYMMDVFISEEHRGKGYSSILISAMMEEPSLKEVKIWRLATRDAHFLYEKFGFKELAFPERMMEKIV; encoded by the coding sequence ATGATCTCCGTTTCTACAGATAAACAAAAGTTGAATATTCCTTTTATCCAAAATTTTCTAAAAGATATTTACTGGGCGGCAGGAAGAACCATTGATGAAGTACAAAAAACAATTGACAGCTCGGTTTGTTTTGGAATTTATTTGGATGATGCCCAAGTTGGTTTTGGCAGAGTCATTACCGATTATGTGGTTTTTGCTTATATGATGGATGTTTTTATATCCGAAGAACATAGAGGAAAAGGATATTCTTCCATTTTGATTTCGGCGATGATGGAGGAACCTTCGTTGAAAGAAGTGAAAATATGGAGATTGGCGACTAGGGATGCTCATTTTTTGTATGAGAAATTTGGCTTCAAAGAGTTGGCATTTCCCGAACGAATGATGGAAAAAATAGTATGA
- a CDS encoding cyclase family protein, giving the protein MKTIIQHNNQTIEVDLSKPIDISIPLTNTDENPIAWYIEKPVIEPVVFGDWIGKVSEGKSSTNFNNIFFNPHGHGTHTECLGHITRDFYSINQSLKQFFFLAELVSVVPEIQGDDLVITRNQIKKALDNKTPEAIIIRTLPNFKIKKSLKYSNTNPSYLAEDAALFIRENGIKHLLIDLPSVDKEQDEGKLLAHKAFWNVKDVHNLNADARLDSTITEMIFVDDAVEDGSYLLNLQIASFENDASPSKPILYKPISVGE; this is encoded by the coding sequence ATGAAAACAATAATCCAACATAACAATCAGACTATTGAAGTTGACTTATCAAAACCCATTGATATTTCGATTCCATTAACCAATACAGATGAGAATCCGATTGCTTGGTATATCGAAAAACCGGTGATAGAACCTGTTGTTTTTGGCGATTGGATAGGCAAAGTTTCGGAGGGGAAGTCATCGACCAACTTTAATAATATTTTCTTCAATCCTCACGGACACGGGACACATACAGAATGTCTGGGACATATTACAAGAGATTTTTACAGCATTAATCAATCGCTGAAGCAATTTTTCTTTTTGGCCGAATTAGTTTCTGTTGTGCCGGAAATACAAGGGGATGATTTGGTAATAACCAGAAATCAGATTAAAAAAGCGTTGGACAATAAAACTCCCGAAGCCATAATTATCCGGACATTGCCTAATTTTAAAATAAAAAAATCACTAAAATATTCGAATACCAATCCGTCTTATTTGGCTGAAGATGCAGCACTTTTCATTCGCGAAAACGGTATTAAGCATTTATTGATTGATTTACCAAGTGTGGACAAAGAACAGGATGAGGGGAAATTATTGGCTCACAAAGCGTTTTGGAATGTAAAAGATGTCCATAATCTAAATGCCGATGCACGATTAGACTCCACCATTACCGAAATGATTTTTGTGGATGATGCTGTTGAAGACGGGAGTTATCTGTTGAACCTGCAGATTGCTTCGTTTGAAAATGACGCGAGTCCAAGTAAGCCTATTTTATATAAGCCAATAAGCGTTGGAGAATAA